The Chrysiogenia bacterium DNA window CGAGCCGGTAGTTTTCCTCGCGGCGCGCAATGATCTGCCCAGTCAATGCCTTGTTCGATTGTGCGAAAAGCAGTTCCTGAAAACCGGTCTTGAGTTCAAAGCTGACCTGTGCCCGGACGATCTGTCGTTCGCTTTTGGCAAGCAAGACCGCCGCCCTCGCCTGCTCAATTCGCTTCTCGTCGGCAAATCCGCCGAAGAGGTTTTGCTTGCCCTTGATGCCGGCGCTGTAGGAATTGGTATTACCCGTGGATCCCCGATCTCCGTAGTCGTAGTTAAACTCGGCATTGACCTCGGGAAAGTAGCCGCCATGGGCAGAATCGACATTCATTTGCGCAGCACGAAGCCGGCGATCAGCGGCCTGCAGCGAAGCATTGTATGCAGCCGCTTCGGCGATGCACTCATCCCAGGTAAGCAGCTCTTCTGCCAGAACCGGGAGCGCCCGCCCCAGCAAAAGCACCGCTGTCAGCGCAAGCAAAGTTGTGACACGACCCGAAGACTTCACGCTTTCCTCAGAGTAGCAAAGCTCGCTTCACGCGGTTCACTATGCTTGTCGCTGAAAAGCGAGACAAGCCCCCCTGATGCGGTATTTCGGTGAGATTCGACTACATGGACGTAGCCAGGATGTAACAAACGGGGCTAAAAAACTGCTGCCGTTCAGAAATCCGAGCGGCTACTTCTTGCCTTTGCCCCGACCGGGCTTGGCACCGGGCGCCGGCCTGCCCGTCGACTCCGGTTGAGCCGGCGTTGCGGCGGGTTTGGACAAGGGGTCTTTGGAAAGCGTGATCGTGTGGATAAAGCGGATCACTTCGGGATTTCCGCTGATTCCGCGGGTGAGGATCCGCTTCTGAGGAGCTATCGCGCCGCCGTTTCGCCCGGGCTCGGTATTTGGCTCGAGCGTCGAGCCCTTGAGCGCCTCGACGAAGTCCATGAACTTCAGGTAGCCGTTCTGCACCTTGCGGTTCCACAGGTAGTAGCGCCAGGGCTCGGCACGCACCTGCTCGGCCGAAATATCTTTCTGTTTCATCCCGCAGGCGTCGAATCGCACGAAGCGAGTCTCGGGATAGTCGTCGAAGAGTGCGCTGAGCGGATAGAGGACCTGGTTGCCGTAGCGCCCCTTGGTAATGAATCGCTCCGCGCGCTTTCGGTGCGTAAAGGCCAGTCGATCTCCCTCGAGTGTCAGTTTGCCCTCGACCAGCAAGCGGACGTGCCGGGGGTACTGGCCATCACAGTCGGGATCGGCTGTCTGAGCACGCGCGGGCCGGTTGCAGATCAGAAGCACAGCAATACCGATCGAGCAGCAAAGTAGTTTTCGTATCATCAGGGCTCCACAAAATGCACGCGCTGGTCGACGGCCGGGACGGAGGGCGTCGTAGTCACGCCCGTGGTCCACAGAATTTCCAGTGCGCTGATGCTGGTGTTCGAACCCAGGCCGAAGTGACAGCCACGCTCGCCGCCGCCGCCAAGGGCCGGACGTGTCGTATGGAAGCAGGTCTGGGTCACCTCATCGGGGGTGGTGAGACTCACAATCGCACCAATGGCATCGCGGTTGGTCTTTCCTGCCCCGCCCTGCCCTTCGAGCGTGATGAAGATCCAATGATTGGTATTTCCAAGTTCCGGCGCGTTGTTGTGATAGATCCGCAGCGGCCCCGCGTAGTTGTGCACGGCAAATTCCAGGAAGCCGTCGCGATCGAGGTCGATCATCGCCGCCCCCTTGCCCGAGTTGTAGTCGTCGAGTCCCGCCGCCCAGGTGCGCTCGGTGAAATGATTCGTCCCGTCATTCTCGAAAAATGCGTTTGGCACCGAATCAGGGGCCGGCTCATAAATGATCCCGCCGCCGTAGTAGAGGTCCAGATCCCCGTCATTGTCGTAGTCGAACTGATTGCTCGACCAGGTAACGGAATCGAATCCCCAGGGCAGGCGGCTGCGACGAATGCCCGCCGCGTCCGAAACATCGGTAAAACCACCTGCGCCGTCACTGAATACCAGGTAGTTCGGCCCGATGTTGGTATAGGAGAAATCGGGATAGCCGTCGTGGTTCATGTCCCCGATTCCCAGTCCCATGGCGTTGATGCCCTTGGAGAAGGGGTCCAGCGGGTAGCTCAATCCCGAAGGGACACCGATCTCCGAGAACTTCCAGTCGGGCGCCGACGCGCCAGGGCCGTCGTTGCGCCACAGCAGACTCGGGCGACTGATGTTGTCATTGATGTGGTCGGTGATGGCGATCAGGTCCTGATCCCCGTCCCGGTCATAGTCGACCCAGAGCGCCGAGAAAGTCAGCGCCCGGAGCTGGTTCTGGGCGCTGGGGAGATACCCCGTCACTTCCACGAAGCTTCCACCGTCGTTGCGGTAGAGGTGGTCATTCTGATGCGTTGAGGTGGGATTGAGTGTGCACCAGGAATGATGTCCGACGTACACGTCCAAGTCCCCGTCCCCATCGTAGTCGCCCCAGGCCCCGACCATCGTGCGTTGCTGCGAATAGCCATTCAGTCCGGAGCCGGCAGAGACATCCACGAAGGTGGCAGTGCCGTCCTCAATCAGGCGGTTCTGGAAGAGCGCATCGCGCCCCCAGCGGCCCAGAAAAAGGTCCTCATCGCCATCGTTGTCGTAGTCGACAAACTCTACAAAAGAGATGTTCTCCATCCCCGCCAGCCCGGCGGCCTGCGTGGCGTTGACGAAATCGGGCAACCCGTCGCTGCCAAGGTCCCCCTGATTGCGGAAGAGGATGCCGTCGCTGCCCAGGTTTCCGTAGTAGAAGTCCATGTCCCCGTCGTTGTCGAAATCGGACCAGCCAAGGCCCGTGGAGATCGGAAGGCAACTGTGGGACTCCCCGGGGTAGTCATGAATGCGGGAGAGCCCCACCTGAACGGAGACATCACTGAAAAGCCTGGGCACCAGCGAGATCTGGCGCGTGCTGGTGTCAGTGGTGCCTCCCTTGCGGCGCACACCGAGCTGATAGGTCCCCTGGGGCAGGGAGACCGGCAAACGGTAGCTCCCATCCTGGCGCAGAGTCTCATCGAGAGCCAATTCCAGGCCGTTCACGCGGACTTCGATGGCATCGGCCGAGGCATTGGTCACAACCACAATCTGGCCCCGCACAGCGGTCTCGCGCGTCGAGTAAGTGATGCTGACCGGCCCCCCAAAATCCAGCCGCGGCTCGTCCCCCTGGGGACCGCCGGCCGGCCCCTCCGGAATGGCGTCCGCGCAGGCCATGCAAAATAGAAATGCCCAAAGCACCGGAGCGTGCAACAACCATTTTCTGAAATTCGGCTCACTCATCACGACTCGTCTCTGCCCCTTGTCCCCAAAAGACACATCCCCGGCGCAGGGCCGGGGATGTGGTTGAGAAATCAATCAAACATCTACTGGATTCAGCGTGCGGCACTCCGGCGACGACGCGAAACCATGAACACCGCCGCCACCGCGCTCATCAGGATGAACATGGAGCTGCCCGACTCCGTCGGACTCAGGGTGCAGTCACTGCTGCTGACAACGGTCCCGAAGCCGAAGTAGTTGGCCACTGCTTCGGCGGTGCACTCTGTTGCCGAGCCAAGCGCAATGCCGCCCACCGCCGTCAGCGTGCCATAGCAGTCGTTTCCAAGGCCAGCCGTGTTGCCGGTCACCGCCGCGCCGTTCGTAACGAAACGCGGCTTGCCCTCGCGAGAGTAGTTGCCCTGCCAGTCGTCCTGGATGATGAGATCACGCGGTGCGTAGACACCGCCTGCCTTGCCACCCGAGGTATTGCCGGTCACCGCAGCACCCGAACCTACCATGGTGCCATTGGGCATCGAGATGCCGCCACCGGCGTTCATGGCCGTGTTGCCGCTGACCCGAAGGCCGTTGAACTCCACGATCAGACCGCCGTAGGCGTTGTCCTCGGTCAGGTCGGCGGCATACATGCCGCCGCCATCACCGATGACCGCATCAAAGGTCCCCACAATATTACCTGTTCCGGCCGCCGCTGAGTTAAGCGTGATGGAGAACTCGCCCGTCGCATAATCGATCGTGCCGGTGCCGCCGCTGCCGCCGACCAGCACGCCGTCCTCGCCGGGATCGGTAAAGGTCTCTTCCCCGCCCGCGTTGATGGACACGCTGCCCGGATCGATGCGGCGCCAGTTGACGTCCTCAAGGATCACATCGGCGCCGTCATCAACTTCCTGAGACCCAAAGGTTTCGAGCTTTGACATATAGGCCGAGGTCCCAATGGCCAGGTCGTCACCGGTATCCCAGTTGCTGATCGTGTCGGTGCTGCCCGCTGTGTTGTCCTTCATCGTGACGTTGAAGAGCTGAAGAATGCCGGCATTGGTATAGATGCCGCCGCCATCCCATGCGGCCGTGTTGTTCGAGAAGGTCGAGTTGGCAACGGTGAAGTTCTTGGGCGCACCCGTCACCATCATGCCGCCGCCGCTGCCGTCCTGGGCTTCGTTGCCGGTTGCCGTCACATTGTTGAAGTTGATCGTTGCCGGTCCGCCGCGCACGCGGATACCACCGCCGCCGCTGCGGGAGACGTTGTCGGTCACCTGCACGTTCA harbors:
- a CDS encoding CRTAC1 family protein, producing the protein MACADAIPEGPAGGPQGDEPRLDFGGPVSITYSTRETAVRGQIVVVTNASADAIEVRVNGLELALDETLRQDGSYRLPVSLPQGTYQLGVRRKGGTTDTSTRQISLVPRLFSDVSVQVGLSRIHDYPGESHSCLPISTGLGWSDFDNDGDMDFYYGNLGSDGILFRNQGDLGSDGLPDFVNATQAAGLAGMENISFVEFVDYDNDGDEDLFLGRWGRDALFQNRLIEDGTATFVDVSAGSGLNGYSQQRTMVGAWGDYDGDGDLDVYVGHHSWCTLNPTSTHQNDHLYRNDGGSFVEVTGYLPSAQNQLRALTFSALWVDYDRDGDQDLIAITDHINDNISRPSLLWRNDGPGASAPDWKFSEIGVPSGLSYPLDPFSKGINAMGLGIGDMNHDGYPDFSYTNIGPNYLVFSDGAGGFTDVSDAAGIRRSRLPWGFDSVTWSSNQFDYDNDGDLDLYYGGGIIYEPAPDSVPNAFFENDGTNHFTERTWAAGLDDYNSGKGAAMIDLDRDGFLEFAVHNYAGPLRIYHNNAPELGNTNHWIFITLEGQGGAGKTNRDAIGAIVSLTTPDEVTQTCFHTTRPALGGGGERGCHFGLGSNTSISALEILWTTGVTTTPSVPAVDQRVHFVEP